In one Hippocampus zosterae strain Florida chromosome 10, ASM2543408v3, whole genome shotgun sequence genomic region, the following are encoded:
- the aadac gene encoding arylacetamide deacetylase, which yields MRLGSIILFVALCSFSAYYVYEPIPEDIDERWKLMLTNTFFRSLSHLADFSELLGLKDYMGVMYFITLIETIVPVSDEHVNVTVENFDGVEVVLYQPTQQSGNTELRRAVIYLHGGGWCLGSAYMSPYDLLARKVATELNAVVLSVEYRLAVAHHFPVPYEDVYRVVKYFLQMGVLAQYSVDPGRIAVSGDSAGGNLAAAVSQQLLKDPTQKVQLKAQALLYPVLQALDLNTPSYQQNQDMPILPRTLMVRFWSEYFTSDKAFFRAMMANAHNNLESSSLLKFVNWSAFLPEMYHGKYHYSVPAVLQGKAGQSFGTDGASRSLADPRASPLLVPDTALHSLPKAYILTCEYDVLRDDGLMYVTRLRAAGVDVTHEHYDSGFHGSLMFTVWPMDFRIGHRMMDNYLKWLKENL from the exons ATGAGGCTGGGAAGCATCATTTTATTCGTGGCTCTCTGCTCCTTCAGCGCTTATTATGTTTATGAGCCCATTCCGGAGGATATTGACGAGAGATGGAAACTCATGCTGACCAACACTTTCTTCCGAAGTCTCAGCCACCTG GCAGACTTCAGTGAATTGTTAGGGCTGAAGGACTACATGGGAGTGATGTACTTCATCACTCTGATCGAAACGATTGTGCCTGTTTCCGACGAACACGTTAATGTGACGGTGGAGAATTTCGACGGGGTGGAGGTGGTGCTTTACCAACCCACGCAGCAAAGTGGCAACACGGAGCTCAGGAGGGCTGTCATATACCTGCACGGCGGAGGATGGTGTCTGGGGAGCGCTT ACATGAGCCCTTATGATCTGCTCGCCAGAAAAGTTGCCACTGAGCTGAATGCAGTGGTTCTCTCTGTAGA GTACCGCCTTGCCGTCGCTCACCACTTCCCTGTTCCGTATGAGGATGTCTATCGTGTTGTCAAGTATTTTCTCCAGATGGGGGTGCTTGCCCAGTATTCGGTGGACCCAGGACGAATTGCGGTGTCTGGGGACAGCGCTGGGGGGAACCTGGCAGCCGCTGTGTCCCAACAG TTACTGAAGGACCCAACACAAAAAGTTCAGTTGAAAGCCCAAGCCCTCCTCTACCCTGTGCTTCAGGCACTGGACCTCAACACGCCGTCTTATCAACAGAATCAAGACATGCCCATTTTGCCACGCACCCTTATGGTCCGATTTTGGAGTGAGTACTTCACCAGCGACAAGGCATTTTTCAGAGCCATGATGGCCAACGCCCACAACAACCTCGAGTCTTCCAGCTTGCTAAAGTTCGTCAACTGGAGCGCCTTCCTGCCCGAAATGTATCATGGAAAATACCATTATAGTGTCCCCGCTGTGTTGCAAGGGAAGGCAGGGCAGTCGTTTGGAACCGATGGAGCTTCCCGATCCTTAGCTGACCCAAGGGCGTCTCCTCTGCTGGTTCCGGACACAGCCTTGCACTCTCTACCCAAAGCCTACATCCTGACATGCGAGTACGACGTCCTCCGAGATGACGGGCTCATGTACGTCACGCGTCTTCGCGCCGCCGGCGTGGACGTGACGCACGAACACTACGACTCGGGCTTTCACGGAAGCTTGATGTTCACGGTGTGGCCGATGGACTTCCGCATTGGTCACCGCATGATGGACAACTATTTGAAATGGCTCAAGGAAAACTTGTAA
- the LOC127609055 gene encoding succinate receptor 1-like has protein sequence MELNCTEIDDVLERFYLSPSYGLEFCIGFPGNLIVILGYLFCLPKWQSCNVYLFNLAISDLTFLCTLPRLSYLYANRQKETSYYACVINRYILHVNLYSSILFMVWLSMDRFLLIRHPARNHFLLRPRTALVVTGLSWLAVNVEVVPMIVLMLQDLQSGNWSRCNDFASLQGDVSALGYSMGLTLTGYVLPLLGLCGFSKRIAQLLQTQETAFHRRTAQYKHTLRVVALASAMFLVLYTPYHVMRNVRIASRQAWAGVRLCTRMYIEGLYILTRPLAFLHSVINPVFYFLMGDKFRKFLLAKVQKLARKTTQPREPI, from the exons ATG GAGTTGAATTGTACAGAGATAGATGATGTGCTGGAGAGATTCTACCTATCTCCGTCTTACGGACTCGAGTTCTGCATCGGTTTCCCGGGGAATCTGATCGTCATACTCGGTTACCTGTTTTGTCTGCCCAAGTGGCAGAGCTGCAATGTTTACCTCTTCAACCTGGCAATCTCCGACCTCACCTTCCTCTGCACATTGCCACGCCTCTCCTACCTCTACGCCAACCGGCAGAAAGAGACCAGCTACTACGCTTGCGTCATCAACCGCTACATCCTGCATGTCAACCTCTACTCATCCATTCTGTTTATGGTCTGGCTGAGCATGGATCGCTTTTTGCTCATCCGCCACCCGGCGCGGAACCACTTCCTGCTGAGGCCGCGGACGGCCCTGGTGGTGACCGGCTTAAGCTGGCTGGCCGTCAACGTGGAGGTGGTCCCGATGATAGTGCTGATGCTCCAGGATCTGCAGAGTGGAAACTGGAGTCGCTGCAATGACTTTGCCAGCCTCCAGGGAGACGTCAGCGCTTTGGGCTACAGCATGGGGCTCACTTTAACCGGCTACGTTCTACCTCTCCTCGGACTCTGCGGATTCTCCAAGCGTATTGCACAGCTACTACAGACCCAGGAAACGGCTTTTCATCGCAGGACGGCACAGTACAAGCACACTCTCAGGGTCGTGGCTTTGGCATCAGCCATGTTTCTGGTTCTGTACACTCCGTACCACGTGATGAGAAATGTCAGGATCGCATCCCGGCAGGCCTGGGCAGGGGTGCGCTTGTGTACAAGGATGTACATCGAGGGCCTCTACATCTTGACCCGACCGTTGGCCTTCTTGCACAGTGTCATCAACCCAGTCTTCTACTTCCTCATGGGGGACAAATTCCGAAAGTTCCTCCTCGCCAAAGTTCAAAAGCTGGCCAGAAAGACAACGCAGCCAAGAGAACCTATATGA